Genomic window (Primulina eburnea isolate SZY01 chromosome 8, ASM2296580v1, whole genome shotgun sequence):
TCTATTTTTTCTAATTTATATTTGTAACCAAATATAATGATTGATACCAAAATTTTAAGGAGCCGTGATGCAAATATAATTTCTCTTGGAAAAATATATTGTTGGCCTTCAAAATTAACTTTCTCATGTGTCAATCTTGTGAGACAcatggaaaatattttttttcacaaaaaatatcactttttattgttaatatgaaAATAATTGACACGCATATCACAAAAACCTGCactttttattgtttatattccaTCACATAAGATTTTTTTTACTAAATATTATGAGATTATGTTTACTAATATTAATGCGTATGATGATTAcatcaaaatatataaattataatgcATATAGAAATACTTTTCATCTAAATCCTTCAAACAAAccagaaaaaaaacaaaaaaaattaatatctcGGACAAAAAAACTTGGCATGGTCTGCATGAGGTGAACTCTATACCCACTTGATTGAGCTGTCAATGTTGCAGCATTGCATGTTACGCATACAATTCAACCACAATCATCTCAGCAATATCTTCTTAGAAAATTCCAAAACTAAAGCTGTCACAATTTTTTTTGGATAAAACCCGTTTCAAGAATTTTATGAAGAGAACTTTACAGTATTTCCAAGTTTAAAACTAATATATTTACATATTTATTATCTATAAAATTTagatttttcaagaatttcaccAAAAGGTTGCAgaataaatgcataaaattatTGAAAGTGAAAATGGAAGGTGTCTTTGGTGTATAGATTTATCGAACgttaaaattcatttttttcagCCATGAGTGGCTTCGGTATGGAAATCTAGATCTAACCCAAAACTTGAGACGTTATTGTCAGATATGCGACAAGTAATGAGTAAACTCATGTTTCTGTATAGATatgtaaaatttaaaaattgtgaAATTATATGAAGACATGGTGTGACTTTGATACAACACAAGACTAGGGGAGTAGGGGACTATAACACTAAAACTCACATCACAGAATAAATATAAACAAAGTTTGTCCAAAGTTATGAAACTCTCTTCTCCACACACCACATACACTGGCATGGCTTCATTTTCATCAGTGATGTTTCTGCTACTAATTCTCAATGCCACTGTAATTCTATCAGCAGCATCACTTCCAGCTTATTTTCCCGGGCTTCTCCAGTCTTCACTAGAGAAGAGTGGAAAGATTTCGAAGCCAAAAACACCATACGAAACCCGTTATTTTCCTCAAATCTTAGATCACTTCACATTTAATCCCAAGAGTTACAAGATTTTCTATCAGAAGTACCTGATCAACAGCCAGTACTGGCAAAGGGGAGCCCCCATCTTTGTTTACACTGGGAATGAAGGAGATATTGATTGGTTTGCTGAAAACTCTGGCTTCCTACTTGACATTGCTCCGAAATTTCATTCCCTCTTAGTTTTCATCGAGGTATCATGAAAGTTCCAAATTTCATTCGTCTCTCAGCCACTACATAATAAGCTGCATGTCGCCAATCTAAAGGGCCTTTTAAATATGTGCACGTGGCTCAGCATTCTGCACTTGTATGAAAATGGTCTCTTTTTAAGACCTGAAGCATGATGTTTGATTATAAggcttattttttttttatttttttttggtgaTAAATTCCGACTTTTAGCATAGGTTCTATGGAGAATCACTACCTTTTGGGAAGAACTCTTACAAGTCCGCAAAGACATTGGGATACTTGAATTCACAGCAAGCATTGGCTGATTTCGCAGTTCTGATAAGAAGTTTGAAGCAAAACTTATCTTCTGAGGCATCCCCTGTTGTGGTTTTTGGAGGATCCTATGGAGGCAGTGAGTCCAAATTGTATTCCCTTCCATAATATAATATGTTTACCAAAAAGAAACGTGATATTTTAACtttccataaaaaaattataaactcGGGTTCCTCACTCCACAGTCATTAGAAGTGAAGTTTTCTGGTGAGACTTCTGCGGCTCTTCATGTGGATTTTGTTCTCATATGCACTGCATTCTTGGCCTTGCCAGCTAATTGGGTTTTTGGAATTTTTCTCGTTTTGCATTCAAATATTTGTCCTTTGTTTGTTCTGTTTCTTGATATGATATCAATTATTATGGTTGATTGGCACCATGGTTTCTCGCTAATGCAATTTTTTTAGCTCAAACaaagtattttttttgtttgcaGTGCTTGGTGCTTGGTTTAGGCTAAAATACCCACATATAGCCATTGGAGCACTGGCATCCTCTGCCCCAATCTTGCAATTTGATAGCATTACTCCATGGTCTAGCTTCTATGATGCTGTTTCTCAAGATTTCAAGGTTTTCTctaaaatcaaaacaaaaaattagTGAACTCACCATATAAAAAAGgctaagaaaaaaaaatgttggAATAAACTCGTTTTCGACAGGATGCAAGTTTAAATTGCTATGAAGTGATAAAGGGGAGTTGGGCAGAAATGGATGCTATTTCGACGGATAAAGAAGGTTTAGCTCAACTTAGCCGCCATTTCAGAGCTTGCAAGTAAGATTTCATAAAGAAAAACGATTTTTTTATTGGATAGCGCTAATTTCTTCTAGTGTCTTCCGTGGCTGCCTCTATGATAAACATAAGAAATATAGATAGTATCTGGGGTGCTGTATAGtttcaaatatttcaagtgCACCTAATACTATAATActatatgagtaggtctcttgtgagacggtctcacggatatttatctgtgagacgggtcaaccctacccatattcacaataaaaagtaataaaatgtaatactttttcattaatgacccaaatagatatctgtttcacaaaatacgacccgtgagaccgtcttacacaagtttttgtcatactATATAGAACTTTTGCTATAGCGTTCGGTTATATAACTGGTCTCAAAGCGACTTTGTCGTGTATTTGATTTCCACGAGTTGCAACATAGTGCAGGGGAATAGTCCCAAAATAATCATTGATCCAATTGCCTTGTGTGGCTACCTACATTACAAAGCAACTGAAATATGATGCTTGTACTACTCTAGGACTTACAAGCTATAGTTTTTGCCTTAATGGCAAACTGCTTGGAACTATACTTTTAGTTGAACAAATTAAGTTGTCTGTAAAAATGTGTGCCTCGTGTTCCAGAGAAGTTACTTCAATTGAATCGGCCCGGAACTGGCTATGGGAAGCCTTCGTTTACACAGCGATGGTTAATTATCCAACACAAGCTAACTTTATGAAGCCACTACCAGCCTACCCTGTGACAGAGGTGCGGCGTGGATCGCCTATATATTATTCATTACGACAGACAACTGGTTTTTGAAGATTTTCGGATCCCTGGAATTGATTTATAACTTCCCTTTTCTTTTTCTGAGAAGATGTGTAAGATCATCGATGGATCTAAGCCAGGAGAAACCAAACTTAACAGAGTTTTCGCGGCTGCTAGCTTGTATTATAACTACTCGAAAACTGAAAAATGCTTCATGTTAGAAGATGAAACCGATGATCATGGCCTTCATGGTTGGGACTGGCAGGTTGATGAAATTCCTGAATAACAAACTATACCGAAATGCTAAATAAATTCATatgttttttaatttgttttctTGATGTTCAAACGATGTTTAGGCATGTACAGAGATGGTTATGCCAATGATAGTTTCAAACGAGAGCATGTTTCCTCCATCTTCATTCAGTTACGAAGATTATGCTACCGATTGCTCGAAAAAGTATGGAGTGAGGCCCCGGCGTCATTGGATCACCACTGAATTTGGTGGAACTGTGAGTACACAATTCAAATTCAAGAAGTTAATGTCCTCATTTGGTATTTCTTAATTTTTAATGATATATTATATGTTAACAAATAAGAAGGTTATGTTCAAAGTAATGTAAAATCTAAATGCAGAATTTATAGCCCATATGAATACTAATAGTTAAGCCATTTTTATTGATGCGATGATCATCAGAAGTTAATGTGCCAAAATAAATCATGTTCTTGAAAAACAGTTGTTTTCTTCAAGATTTTAATGTTAGAAGCTTACTTCTCTTCATATGTTAAACTCCGGATGCTATACAGAACATTGAACAAGTTCTGAAGAGATTTGGCAGCAATATTATATTTTCCAATGGATTACAAGACCCGTGGAGTAGAGGCAGGTCAGTTGGAAAGAAACTGTGTAATTTACTAGAGACATTTTCGTAGCTTTGAGATTATTCTTGAAATGGATACACAAACACATACCCATATATGATGTTAGCATAACCGATGTGAAACCATGATATTACAATCTCTTGTTTTTAAGAACGTCTGCCCCATCAATATACTTGCATTAGGAATTTTGAGGTGGCTCCTACATGGTCGAGAGGAGCATCCAGGCATGACCCGAGCTCGGATATCATGTTGATGTATCTGAGCTGATGTATTATGCAGCCACACGTCATTGATTAGCATTGCGTTTAATTACTTATCTGATAAATATCGTTTTGGCTATATCTAGTGTTTTGAAGAACATATCTGCTAGCATTGTGGCACTTGTGGCAGAACAAGGTAGTTTTTCAGCTAACAACTCTCTCATCTCTCAAAGAATCGAATGCTTTCCATTAGTATTGCTGATGCTTATATCTCACTTGCTCGAAACAGGAGCACACCACACAGATTTACGTGCTGCGACGAGCAGCGATCCCGAATGGCTGATTCATCAGAGAAATCAAGAAGTTGAGATCATCAAGAAATGGATATCAGATTATCATCTTGATATGAAGCAGGAATGAACAGCCTGGTCATGTAATATCTGCATCAAGTTAAAGTGCAAAAAACATGGTACAAAAAGCGATCATGTCTTGTGGCACAATCACTATGTTGAATCTTTTGAAATGTCCCATCTCTTTACAAACTGATATTCTGATTATAAATTCGTAAATGTTTCATTGGcttaaaaaatttatgaaaaCTATACTTACCTAAATTACATCACTCTCCATTTTATTTAGAGTGGAtttcttatgagacggtctcacgaatctttatctgttagacgagccaatcctaccgatattcataataaaaagtaatattcttaacataaaaagtaataattttttatggatgacccaaataagagatctgtctcacaaaatacgaccagtaagaccgtctcacgcaagtttttgccttttatttattagttttagcaaaaaaaaatcaaaatattaagGGATTTAAAGGGATTTGTTTTAATCATGAAGCATGCATATATCTGTTgttaaaacaaaaatattatcATTTGAGCTTATTCTACCTTAACTTAATTAAGACATGGATGAAATTCTTGCTCTAATTTATTATATACTATTACCTGATGCGCGCGtgacatattttttaaattcttttataattttaataaaattttgtaattaatcgaatatatattataaaataagataatattattattaaattat
Coding sequences:
- the LOC140839603 gene encoding uncharacterized protein, translated to MKLSSPHTTYTGMASFSSVMFLLLILNATVILSAASLPAYFPGLLQSSLEKSGKISKPKTPYETRYFPQILDHFTFNPKSYKIFYQKYLINSQYWQRGAPIFVYTGNEGDIDWFAENSGFLLDIAPKFHSLLVFIEHRFYGESLPFGKNSYKSAKTLGYLNSQQALADFAVLIRSLKQNLSSEASPVVVFGGSYGGMLGAWFRLKYPHIAIGALASSAPILQFDSITPWSSFYDAVSQDFKDASLNCYEVIKGSWAEMDAISTDKEGLAQLSRHFRACKEVTSIESARNWLWEAFVYTAMVNYPTQANFMKPLPAYPVTEMCKIIDGSKPGETKLNRVFAAASLYYNYSKTEKCFMLEDETDDHGLHGWDWQACTEMVMPMIVSNESMFPPSSFSYEDYATDCSKKYGVRPRRHWITTEFGGTNIEQVLKRFGSNIIFSNGLQDPWSRGSVLKNISASIVALVAEQGAHHTDLRAATSSDPEWLIHQRNQEVEIIKKWISDYHLDMKQE